A region from the Anomalospiza imberbis isolate Cuckoo-Finch-1a 21T00152 chromosome 23, ASM3175350v1, whole genome shotgun sequence genome encodes:
- the CA6 gene encoding carbonic anhydrase 6, which translates to MTNNGHSVQIDLPPTMNISRGLPGVYTAVQMHLHWGGLDLETSGSEHTIDGMRYFAELHIVHYNSANYSSFEEAKDKPQGLAVLAFLYTDGHFENTYYSEFISKLARIRFAGQSTTLSSLDIQAMLPENLSHFYRYQGSLTTPPCSESVIWTIFHSPIVLSHTQVQLLENTLLDWHNRTLRNDYRHAQPLQGRVVEASFRAQRGQAQCHPEEFTLRLDQIQMQLQDMKTELLNGLSHTGTKSSTFPAFYFPVENIESFVEVHPLRAVSLQAFTLCFWSRAQPVGSQTILSYSTGESDHELVVTVGTELGLWVGGHFLSFPLQHEARGWLHHCVTWASPEGTASLWLNGAAGKAKSVQKGYVSRAGGTLVLGKDRDALLGTFSNGFVGWMSQVNLWSRVLSATEVRALALCKAGRPTGDVIAWGQTPMALLGGVLLQPDTSCQ; encoded by the exons ATGACCAACAACGGCCACTCCG TTCAGATCGATTTGCCACCCACCATGAACATCTCCAGAGGGCTCCCAGGTGTCTACACGGCTGTCCAGATGCACCTGCACTGGGGTGGGCTGGACCTGGAGACCAGTGGCTCGGAGCACACCATCGACGGGATGCGCTACTTCGCCGAG CTGCACATTGTCCACTACAACTCTGCTAACTACTCCAGCTTTGAAGAAGCCAAAGACAAGCCCCAGGGGCTGGCCGTGCTGGCCTTCCTCTACACG GATGGGCACTTTGAGAACACCTACTACAGCGAATTCATTTCCAAACTGGCAAGGATCAGGTTTGCAG GTCAGTCAACCACGCTCAGCTCTCTGGACATCCAAGCCATGCTGCCAGAAAACCTCTCCCACTTCTACAGGTACCAGGGCTCGCTGACCACCCCCCCGTGCTCCGAGAGCGTGATCTGGACCATCTTCCACTCCCCAATTGTCCTGTCACACACTCAG gtccAGCTCCTGGAGAACACCCTGCTGGACTGGCACAACCGCACCCTGCGCAACGACTACCGGCACGCGCAGCCGCTGCAGGGCCGCGTGGTGGAGGCCTCCTTCCGAGCCCAGCGTGGCCAGG CACAGTGTCATCCAGAGGAATTCACCCTCAGGCTGGATCAAATCCAGATGCAGCTCCAGGACATGAAGACAGAGTTGCTGAATGGACTGAGCCACACAG GTACAAAATCCAGCACCTTTCCAGCTTTCTACTTCCCCGTGGAAAACATTGAGAGCTTTGTGGAGGTTCATCCCCTCCGTGCTGTGTCTCTGCAAGCCTTCACCCTGTGTttctggagcagagcccagcccgtCGGCAGCCAGACCATCCTGTCCTACTCCACTGGGGAGAGCGACCACGAGCTGGTGGTGAccgtgggcacagagctggggctgtgggtaGGAGGCCACTTCCTCAGCTTCCCCCTGCAGCACGAGGCTCGGGGCTGGCTGCACCACTGCGTGACCTGGGCCTCCCCAGAGGGAACGGCCAGCCTCTGGCTCAACGGGGCAGCTGGCAAAGCAAAGAGTGTCCAGAAGGGCTACGTGAGCCGGGCCGGGGGGACGCTGGTCCTTGGCAAGGACAGGGACGCTCTGCTTGGCACGTTCTCCAACGGGTTTGTGGGCTGGATGAGCCAGGTGAACCTGTGGAGCCGAGTCCTCAGCGCCACGGAGGTTCGGGCGCTGGCGCTGTGCAAAGCAGGGCGGCCCACGGGGGACGTCATAGCCTGGGGACAAACCCCCATGGCCCTCCTCGGGGGGGTGCTTCTGCAGCCCGACACCAGCTGCCAGTGA
- the LOC137461771 gene encoding solute carrier family 2, facilitated glucose transporter member 5-like isoform X1, protein MTLPLALVALISAFGSSFQYGYNVSVINSPAPYMQDFYNRTYLDRTGVPMDRGFQTLLWSLTVSMFPLGGLFGSLMVWPMVNNCGRKGTLLINNLFSIAAAILMGTSELAKTFEVIILSRVVMGIFAGLASNVVPMFLGEMSPKNLRGAIGVVPQLFITIGILAAQILGLNSILGNAKGWPVLLGLTGIPSLIQLLTLPFFPESPRYLLIQKGNEEQARRALQRLRGWEDVDGEIQEMYQENRSEKEEGHFSVLSLFTFRGLRWQLISVIVMMAGQQLSGVNGVFYYADRIFESAGVHSSSIQYVTVSIGAINVVMTLLAIFIVESLGRRILLLAGFVLCSASCAILTLALNLQTAVSWMSYLSIVCVIAYITGHAIGPSPIPAVMITEMFLQSSRPAAFMVGGSVHWLSNFTVGLVFLYMEAGLGPYSFLIFCAICVATMLYIFFIVPETKNKTFMEINRIMSKRNKVEVQESKELKDSYPLSRQEEKKSLSSSEM, encoded by the exons ATGACACTTCCCCTGGCCCTGGTAGCTCTGATTTCTGCCTTTGGATCTTCCTTCCAGTACGGCTACAACGTGTCTGTGATCAACTCTCCTGCCCCG TACATGCAAGACTTTTACAACAGGACCTACCTGGACAGGACTGGTGTGCCCATGGACAGAGGCTTCCAGACGCTGCTCTGGTCTCTCACTGTGTCCATGTTCCCTCTGGGTGGCCTCTTTGGGTCACTCATGGTGTGGCCTATGGTCAACAACTGTGGCCG AAAGGGCACTTTGCTGATAAATAACCTCTTCTCCATCGCTGCTGCAATCCTTATGGGAACCTCAGAGCTGGCAAAAACCTTTGAAGTAATCATCCTTTCCCGTGTTGTCATGGGAATATTTGCTG GTCTGGCTTCCAATGTGGTTCCTATGTTCCTTGGAGAAATGTCCCCCAAAAACCTGAGAGGAGCTATTGGGGTGGTCCCACAGCTCTTCATCACCATTGGCATCCTTGCAGCTCAGATCCTTGGTCTCAACAGCATCCTTGGGAATGCTAAAG GGtggcctgtgctgctggggctcaCTGGGATCCCATCCCTGATCCAGCTCCTGACATtgccctttttccccgagaGTCCCAGATACCTGCTCATCCAAAAGGGCAACGAAGAACAGGCACGGAGAG ctctgcagaggctgaggggctgggaggaTGTGGATGGCGAGATACAGGAGATGTACCAGGAGAACCGGTCCGAGAAGGAGGAAGGGCACTTCTCTGTGCTCAGCCTGTTCACCTTCAGGGGCCTGAGGTGGCAGCTCATCTCCGTCATCGTCATGATGGCAGGCCAGCAGCTCTCGGGGGTCAATGGG gTCTTCTACTACGCAGACAGAATCTTCGAGTCAGCAGGggtgcacagcagcagcatccagtATGTCACCGTGTCAATAGGTGCCATCAACGTCGTCATGACTCTGCTGGCT ATTTTCATTGTGGAATCCCTGGGGAGGAGAATCCTTCTCCTGGCTGGCTttgtgctgtgctctgcctcCTGTGCAATCTTAACTCTGGCCCTCAACCTCCAG ACCGCTGTCTCCTGGATGTCCTACCTCAGCATAGTGTGTGTCATTGCCTACATCACTGGACATGCCATCGGACCCA GTCCCATTCCTGCTGTGATGATCACGGAGATGTTCCTGCAGTCGTCCCGACCCGCAGCGTTCATGGTGGGGGGCTCTGTGCACTGGCTGAGCAACTTCACCGTGGGGCTGGTGTTCCTCTACATGGAG GCTGGGCTGGGGCCCTACAGCTTCCTCATCTTCTGTGCCATCTGTGTCGCCACCATGCTTTACATCTTCTTCATTGTTCCTGAGACCAAGAATAAAACCTTCATGGAAATCAACAGGATCATGTCCAAGAGGAACAAAGTGGAGGTTCAGGAAAGCAAAGAGCTTAAAGATTCCTACCCCCTGAGCAGGCAGGAAGAGAAGAAATCGCTCTCCAGCAGTGAGATGTGA
- the LOC137461771 gene encoding solute carrier family 2, facilitated glucose transporter member 5-like isoform X2, producing MTLPLALVALISAFGSSFQYGYNVSVINSPAPYMQDFYNRTYLDRTGVPMDRGFQTLLWSLTVSMFPLGGLFGSLMVWPMVNNCGRKGTLLINNLFSIAAAILMGTSELAKTFEVIILSRVVMGIFAGLASNVVPMFLGEMSPKNLRGAIGVVPQLFITIGILAAQILGLNSILGNAKALQRLRGWEDVDGEIQEMYQENRSEKEEGHFSVLSLFTFRGLRWQLISVIVMMAGQQLSGVNGVFYYADRIFESAGVHSSSIQYVTVSIGAINVVMTLLAIFIVESLGRRILLLAGFVLCSASCAILTLALNLQTAVSWMSYLSIVCVIAYITGHAIGPSPIPAVMITEMFLQSSRPAAFMVGGSVHWLSNFTVGLVFLYMEAGLGPYSFLIFCAICVATMLYIFFIVPETKNKTFMEINRIMSKRNKVEVQESKELKDSYPLSRQEEKKSLSSSEM from the exons ATGACACTTCCCCTGGCCCTGGTAGCTCTGATTTCTGCCTTTGGATCTTCCTTCCAGTACGGCTACAACGTGTCTGTGATCAACTCTCCTGCCCCG TACATGCAAGACTTTTACAACAGGACCTACCTGGACAGGACTGGTGTGCCCATGGACAGAGGCTTCCAGACGCTGCTCTGGTCTCTCACTGTGTCCATGTTCCCTCTGGGTGGCCTCTTTGGGTCACTCATGGTGTGGCCTATGGTCAACAACTGTGGCCG AAAGGGCACTTTGCTGATAAATAACCTCTTCTCCATCGCTGCTGCAATCCTTATGGGAACCTCAGAGCTGGCAAAAACCTTTGAAGTAATCATCCTTTCCCGTGTTGTCATGGGAATATTTGCTG GTCTGGCTTCCAATGTGGTTCCTATGTTCCTTGGAGAAATGTCCCCCAAAAACCTGAGAGGAGCTATTGGGGTGGTCCCACAGCTCTTCATCACCATTGGCATCCTTGCAGCTCAGATCCTTGGTCTCAACAGCATCCTTGGGAATGCTAAAG ctctgcagaggctgaggggctgggaggaTGTGGATGGCGAGATACAGGAGATGTACCAGGAGAACCGGTCCGAGAAGGAGGAAGGGCACTTCTCTGTGCTCAGCCTGTTCACCTTCAGGGGCCTGAGGTGGCAGCTCATCTCCGTCATCGTCATGATGGCAGGCCAGCAGCTCTCGGGGGTCAATGGG gTCTTCTACTACGCAGACAGAATCTTCGAGTCAGCAGGggtgcacagcagcagcatccagtATGTCACCGTGTCAATAGGTGCCATCAACGTCGTCATGACTCTGCTGGCT ATTTTCATTGTGGAATCCCTGGGGAGGAGAATCCTTCTCCTGGCTGGCTttgtgctgtgctctgcctcCTGTGCAATCTTAACTCTGGCCCTCAACCTCCAG ACCGCTGTCTCCTGGATGTCCTACCTCAGCATAGTGTGTGTCATTGCCTACATCACTGGACATGCCATCGGACCCA GTCCCATTCCTGCTGTGATGATCACGGAGATGTTCCTGCAGTCGTCCCGACCCGCAGCGTTCATGGTGGGGGGCTCTGTGCACTGGCTGAGCAACTTCACCGTGGGGCTGGTGTTCCTCTACATGGAG GCTGGGCTGGGGCCCTACAGCTTCCTCATCTTCTGTGCCATCTGTGTCGCCACCATGCTTTACATCTTCTTCATTGTTCCTGAGACCAAGAATAAAACCTTCATGGAAATCAACAGGATCATGTCCAAGAGGAACAAAGTGGAGGTTCAGGAAAGCAAAGAGCTTAAAGATTCCTACCCCCTGAGCAGGCAGGAAGAGAAGAAATCGCTCTCCAGCAGTGAGATGTGA